The Numenius arquata chromosome 6, bNumArq3.hap1.1, whole genome shotgun sequence sequence GGACCCCCACCGGCCACCAGCCGCAGCTCCATCGCGTCTGCACCGGGGGCACCAGCACGGCTTCAGCATGGCTGGGGGACACCCCGGCACACGGCGGGTGTCCCAGCATGGCCATTTGCCCCCTCCTCACCTGTGCAGGTCACCCCAGCATCCCGCCTGTGGCCGCACATGTGCTGACCCCAGCCAAAGTGGGGACACTGCTCCAGCTTCTTCTCGGTGCCCCGGCAGAAGAAGGGCTGGAGCCAGATCCGGCCGGTGGCCTCCCCGAACGGGGCGAAGACGGACGCCCTGGCCACCGAGCCGCAGCCCAGTTGCCGGCACACCACAGTGGCCCAGTTGGCCTCCCAGTCGAAGTCGTAGACGCAGACGGAGCCCCACTCGCCGTTGTGCTTCACCTCCACCCGCCCGGcgcagcgcccgccgccccccaccaGCCGCAGCTCCCCCGTGCCTGCGGCAAAGgagggtgctcagggctgggggggctgaagGGGAAAGGTGTCTgtgccccacggccgccccccaCCCGCCACTcacccctgcagagctgcacGCACAAGAGCAGCCCCAACACCCCGATGGGCACCATCCTGCCGTCCCggacccccctccccaaccctgaGTGTGGGGCGGGTGATATATAGGCAGCCCCGAAACCAGGAGCCAATGGATGGGGGCGGCGGCAGCGTCTGTGCCGTTATCGTGGGGGTGATCTCCCCGCCGGCGGGGTCCCCGGCCTCCAATAACCTGCTCCGTGCCCAAATATGAGGCTCAGCTCCGCTTCTGGCGTCACACATCTCGCCACGGCGCGTCGGCGCCCGGATGTGtcccggggtgggagggggggagccaGCCCCCACCCAGGGCACCTGCAGCCACCACGGGGTGCGTGGGCCCTTCccgcccctgtccccccccaccgtGGGGGTGACCCCGTTACGGGATCGCCCTCACCCTTCAAGTGCTAAATCCCAACGGTGACAGGATTCACCCCAAAACCTACCAAAGCCGTGGCACCTGACAAACCCCAAAGGCCCCAGCATGCTGGGGGACACGTCCCCCTCCCGGGAGGGGGATGCCTGGAGACCCCagggggggacactgaggtgaaAGCAGCCCCCCGGCTGCCGGCGCTGCCTGCAGGTGGCACGTCCCCGGCGCCTCGCGAAGGCTGGCAGCACATGGCGGTGCCACCACGCTGCTGCCGGCAGCTGTGTCCCCGGGGCAGGAAGGAGGTGGTTTTTtcgtccccgtcccccgtcccccccccactcccagccTCGGCGGGGACACGGTGTCAGCATCGAACCGCCCGCGGCTCCCCGGCCACCTGCGGCCCTACCGATAACGCCGTGCTCAACCACAGCCGCATCTGCCCGCGGTGATGCCGCTGATGGGGGGGGAGTACGACAACACAGGACACGGAGCCAACACTGGGAAGTGGCagcggggggacggggacgacaCCCACCTGGCTCAGCCAGGACTGAGCACCCCCCAAAAATGGTGGGCGCGGAGGGTGGAAAGGAGCAGGAGCTCCCTCGAGGTCCCGGTTGCCTTTGAGGACTAGGACGGGGCCGAGCCACCCACGGCAGAAGGACCTGGTGGGATCCTTTGGTGCCGAGTGGcagggattcatagattcatagattcataaattggtccaggccggaagggacctccaaaggtcatctagtctgacctccccgcagtcagcagggacacccccaactagaccaggttgcccagggcctcgtcgagcttcaccttgaatatctcaggggaaggggcctcaaccacctccctgggcaacctgttccagtgttccaccaccctcatggtaaagaatttttccttAATATCCaagctaaatctccccttctccaacttaaaaccactgtccctcgtcctgtcactgcaggcctttgtaaacagaccctccccagccttcctgtaggcccccctcaggtactggaaggccgctatgaggtctccccggagcctccttttctccaagctaaacaaccccagctccctcagtctgtcctcataggagaggtgctccagccccctgatcattttggtggccctcctctggacccgctccatcaggtccatgtcatGGACGTGGCCTGGCCGGGATTGGTGGGACATGGAGCGGTGCAAGGTGAcagggggacgggagggggggggggttggcgttgaaaagctgcagctctgcaagcCCAGGCAAAGCCACCACAAAGCACAGAAACGGCCACAAATTTTTACCTCTCCCGGTTAATGAGGTGCAGAGGCAGGGACAACCTGCAGGACCTCCAGCAGTTCCTGGGCAAGCTCTGCTCCTTGGCCGCCGAGGGCATCTGGAAGCACAAGGTCCTCTTCGAGGAGAAGGAAATCAAGGACCGTGGCTTGGACCAGccacacctcctccccctcttcctcaacGAGAAGATCTCCAAGAAAGGCGTAGGCCATGGGAACGTCTACAGCTTCACCCACCTGCACCTCCAGGAGTTTTTTGCGGCAATGTTTTACGTTCTGGAGAAGGATAAGGAGATGGTTGGTGACTCGGGGACTCTCACGAAGGACGTAAATATGTTATTAGAAAGCTACAGCGAGTCCAGGAAGGATTTGAACTTAATGGCGCGGTTCCTCTTTGGTCTGCTAAGCGAAAAATCAATAGAGTACCTGGATGAAAGCATCGGGTGCAGAATTTCACCCCGAGCCAGGGAAGATACGCTGAAGTGGCTTCAGGGGAGGCACAGGGACATCTCCCAGCCCGGCCAAGCGCTGAAGGTTACGCAGTTGGACACTTTCCACTTTTTGTTCGAGATGAACAACAAAAGCTTTGTGCAAAGTGCGTTGGGTCGTTTCACCGATGTAGACCTGCAGGACATCAAGTTGTCCCTCTACGACCAAATGGCTCTTTCTTCTGCATCAGGCAGTGGGACGGGCTGGGCTGCGTCACCCTCCGGGGATGCTCCTTCCACCAGCAGGAGACCAGGGACGAGGTGGCCACGTCAGTGCCTCGGTAAGTCCTGCCCTTTTCTGCCCTAGTGACCCAAAATCACAAAGATTTCTCCTCCAACCCAACGGAtggtttttaaaggcattttagcTCTTTCCACCCAAAGAGCAACTTGTCCCTTCCCTGGGGCTTTTATTCCTCAGCGGAGGATTAGACTTTTTCTTGGGGAGAATAAGGACCACACAGGCTCCTCCATCCACTGCCTGTGGTGGGATTGATGGAGATGGAGCATCTCAGCTCAACCTCCCCAGTCCAAAATGTCTCCTCCACACCCATGTTCAGCTTCACATCGCCCTCTCACATCCAAGGGGAGATCCCCACTGCTGACATTTGCTCATGGTCCTTCACATCTCCAGAGCCACGGATGTCTCTCCTGAGGAGACCCCCACCATGAGCTGGTggtgagctctgcctgggggtggtTTTGTGCCGGTGCCAATGCTGGGACCTCCCAGTGATGGCTGCCCGTGCCTCCGGGTTCTCTGTTCCCCTGCAGCTCCGGTGCCTCGGGAGCAAGAGGAGGTCCCCGTCCCCTCGCTGAGCGGTGGCACGAGGAGCCGCAGGTCCCCATCCAGCCACTCTGCCGGGCACTGCAGCACCCGGGCAGCGGCCTGCGGGCGCTCCGGTAAGAGACCTGCCCACCATGCTCAGCCCAAATGGTGGCCACAATACTGCTGCTGGCATGTGGCCACCATTGGCCATGGGTGGGGATGGTCCCTCTACGCTGACTGGCCGTGGGTTGGTGTGGTCCATCCATGCTGATTGGTTATACGGTGGGTGAGGGTGGTCCCCCCATGCTGGTTGGCCATGGTATGGCAAGGTGGATGGAGCCCTTGCAAGCTGATTGGCCATATGGTGGGCAGGTGTGGTCCTTCTATTCTGAttggctgtgggtgtgtgtggtcCCTCCATGCTGATTGACCATATGGTGGGTAGGTATGGTATTTCCACGCTGATTGGTCAtatggtggggtgggtgtggttGCTGCATGTTGATTGGCCGTGGCTGGGTGCGGTCCCTCCATGCTGATTGACCATATGGTGGGTAGGTATGGTCCTTCCAAGCTGATTGGCCatatggtgggtgggtgtggaccCTCCATGCTAATTGGCCCTGCAGTGGGTGGATGGGGCTGCGGTCCCTCCATGCTGATTGGCTGTGCTAAGAGTAGGTCTGGTCCTTCCATGCTGATTGGtcaggtggtgggtgggtgtggaccCTCCATGCCGATTGGCTGGGTGGCAGGGGGAATGGGGTGGGCAGCCAAGGCAGCTGTGACGACCTGGTCTGTTCTCTGCGTCCCTCCCCGCAGGCTGCAGTGGTGCGGGTTGTCCGAGAGCTGCTGTGCCGAGCTGGCAGGGCTACTGGCCCAACACCCCACCCTGGCCCGGCTGGAGCTGGGCGATGGCACACTGGGTGATGACGGCGTGCGCCTGCTCCGCGAAGGGTGAAGCAGCCTGGCTGCCGCCTGCGTGTCCTGCAGTGAGTGACCCCAGGCATCCCCCCGAGCATCCATCTGGAACCTCTGGGCATCCCCCTGGCATCCCATGGGCACAACCACGGGCACCTCCCAGGTGGCCAAACCCCCAGAGTGGAGCACAGAGACTTTTGGAGACCCCAAAAAGTCCCTCTGGGGTGGCATCAGCCCTCTATGCCACTCTCCCAGGGTGAGGAGCTCAAAAGCAGTGGCACCAGGGTGGTGACCGTCACCGGGGGTGTCTTGGGCTGGCTCTGAGGGTCTTTCCCACGGGTCTCCGGCAGGCTGTGGTACTCCCGTTTGACCAGCGCCTGCTGCGAGGACCTTGCCACCGTGCTGGCCACCAGCCCgtgcctggaggagctggatcTGTCCTTCAGTGAGGGGCTGCATGATGCCGGCGTGCATTTACTGTGTGAGGGGCTCCAGCGCCACAACTGCCAGCTGCGGACCCTGCGGtaaggggccgggggggccggccggtgtcccctccttcccacccagaatAGCTCATCAAGGGCCAGTCAAACCCCGTGTCCCTCTTTGTCCCCGCAggcttccccagcatccctgtgctggcaCCCCGGGGTGGGATGCTGCCAGACGGGGAGGGTGATACCAGCGTCCTGGtgcccaggagagcagagggtgggttttcatagaatcacagaatggtttgggttggaagggtccttaaagcccatccagtgccaccccctgccctgggcagggacacctcccaccagaccaggttgctccaagtcccctccaacctggccttgaacccctccagggatggggcagccacagcttctctgggcaacctgggccaggctctcaccaccctcacagcaaacaagttcttccccacatctcatctccatctcccctcttccagtgtcaaacccttccccctcctcctatggctcccctccctgatccagagtccctccccagctttcctggagccccttaagggactggaaggggctccaaggtctccccggaaccttctcttctccaggctgaacacccccaactctctcagcctgtcctcacagcagaggggctccagccctcccagcatctccgtggcctcctctggcctcactccaacaggtccatgtcctcctgctgttggtggccccagagctggaggcagcactgggggtgggtctccccagagcgcagcagaggggcagaatcccccctcgactctgctggccacgctgctggggatgcagcccgggatgcggggggctttctgggctgccagcgcataggttgagcttctcatccacaaacatcCCCAAGTtcccctcggggctgctctcccccCGGCTTCATTCCACTGCATGGATGGATTTTaacagctcttctcctttttttccctccatttaaaGCCTGAGCACGTCGGGGTTGAGTGAGGCAGCGCTGCAGGAGCTGGACACCCTGAGGACACTGAAGCCCCACCTGAAGATCCAGTACCTCTTGGAGCAGGAGGTGCCGCAGGCGGGGGCCATGGCCTGGCTGCCGTTCCACCGGGGGGTCCTGCCGGGCGCGGGGGACAGGAAGGGGCTCCCCTCCTTTAGGAGAGCCCCTCAAAACAACCGGAGCCAGTTCTAGCCCCATTTTTGGTGCAGCTGAAGGCCACGGCAAAGCCTCCCTGGGTCTcatcctgccccacacttggggggtgaggggggtccTGCCTGCATCTGCTGGGggtcagggcagggctgggctggctccttccctctcccgctTTCCCCGTGGTGGGAATAGTTCTGGGCGTTTGCCGATGGCAAATAAAGGCCCCGGGGCcagtcccctggctctgccccgtcCTCCCCCTGTCCCGccgtccccagggatgtccctgggggtccagctcctgccccacgtccCCGCGGGATGGCAGAGGTACCCGGCAGCGAGGTGCCAGCCCTGGAAGCGAGTGTCCACCCAGTCTGgggttttaatagaaaaacaaaaaaaagataaattcacaatgaagtaataaaaaaaaaaaaccctccgcTGGGGACATGGGAGCTGTTTTGCCGCTGTGCCGTggtcctgggcagggagaggtgacctCCTCTGTGGGCAGGGCCACCCCtttgtggggacagagccccaCCACCCTGCAGGCGTGTCCCCAGGGACTCCCGCGCTGTGGCCCGGGCGTCCTCACAGcgatgtccccagggtgctgatGCCCACGTCGTCATAGTTGGTGTCCCCcgggggctctgccggggggTCCCTTGTGGCTCCTTGGGGACTTGGCGGAGGTGAGCTCCCACCTTAAGGGACACCAAAGGCCAGTCCCTTTTGGGGGCTGCTTCGTGTCCCTCCTGCCACACCCTGGCGGGGGTCTTGCCCCCATGCATGGGCCACCTTCTCCCTGCCCGCCGCCAGAACcaagccccccgccccggggtggctctgcaggggacaggggggccGTGGCCCCTCTTACCTGTGGGTgggacacagctccagctcctccgtgCCACCCCTTCGGAGATGTCCCCAGTGCTGGCAGCGGGGGGCTCTTCCAGCACGGCCGCAGCATCATCGTAGCCGTTGGGGGGGCCATGctcgggctgggcaggggagtCTGGGACAGGCACGGGGGTGGATGGGGGTGAACCGggggctctggcagggggtcTGACTGTGCCACTCCCCCCTCCAGCCATGCCACCGGGGGTGtcctggtggctctggggctgcagggtctcagccagagctgcagcagggattAATGACCAGGGAAAGGATGTTTTGCTGTACGCTAATgagtggcagcagagctgggcgaGGCAGGGTTGGGGGGTCCATGTCCCCTTGGCTCCCCAGTGCCTGgccgtgtcccctctccccagggctccccacggggttgctgcccctctgcccctacCTGAGGCTGCCTTGGGGTCGTtctcctcctcgctgtccccGGTGTAATACGGCAGCTTTGTCCCCGACCCCTCCAATGGGGAGCCTGGCGGGGGGAGGACGGGGTGTCAGGGGGTGGCCGGAGCCGGCACCGAGGGCAGCCACGGCCCCTCACCGCAGACCGGGGCCACAGTAGgaccagggacacccccacaccaTGGGGACGAGCCTCCCCCTTCTTCAGGGACAACCACCGGGCATGGGGGGGCTGCACCGACCTGGGCGACTGGGCACCTCCTGGTACTCGGGTGTCACGGTGTAGTCCAGCTCCTCGTAGATGGCATCAGAGATGGCGTCTGTGACTCTGCCAGGGCCTGAGATGACCCACAGCGCTCAGCCGGGGCGGTGGCACCGTGGGTAGCACCGGGGTCGAGCCGCCCCATGGTGGGGAGCCCcgggacccccaaaccctcctgctgggACCCACCTCGGCACCGAGCGCGGGCACGGCACGTCTGCACGGCCAGGGCGCCCAGGGCCAGGCACAGCAGGGTCCCCAGGACCACGCACAGGACCgtgggcaccggcaccggcctCGATGTTGCCGCCACcgtggtgctgctggggacatcTGCGGGGACACCACCAGGGGGTGTGATGGGGAGGAGCTCGCCAGCCCGGCGCGGGGGGGTTGCCGGCACGGGCAGAGCTACCTGTGCAAGTGGCACCCTCCgggcagctgctccctggggacggGGTGGGCGTCCCGCTGTCCCCATCACAAGTGATGTGGGCGTCCCCATCGGGGCTGCAAGCCTGCAGGTGCCAGGGTGCCGAGGGGCAGCGCCAGAGCGAGCGGGTCCCCTTCTCGCAGCCCACCCAGGCCAGCCAGGCAGGGGACGGCGACGGGGACGGGGCGGCCACCAGACTCCCCctggccccgcagcccagctgctcaCAGACGGCGTTGGCCGTGTCGGGGCTGGTGCCCCTGGCACACACGCGGCCCCACGTCCCGTTGTAGAACACCTCCAGGTGCCCGCTGCAGCGGCCTCTGCCACGCACCAGCCGCAGGGAGCGATGCTCTGCAAGGGGGTACAGGGGGGGTGAGCGGGGTGTCATGGCATGGATGGGCCAGGAACCCACCAGGGGGGATGGTCCCCATGGTCTGCGGGTGCAGGGCACTGACCTGAGCAGATGGCACTCGCCCCGCCACCGTGACGGCAGCCGTGCCGTGCCAGAGACGGGCAATCCCAGAGAGACGCCTCGCTCCCGGCACAGCCACCGGCATCCGGCCATGGTGGCCCCGTGCCGGGACCGAAGCCATCGGAGCCGAGTGCCTCCAGCGCCGTTCCGCAGCCCAGCTGGCGGCAGACGACGGTGGCATCCGGGAGGTCCCAGTTTTCCTGGCAGACGGTGGACCAGGTGCCCTCGACGTAGACCTCCACCCTCCCGGCGCAGTGCCCGGAGCCACCGGCCAGTCTCACACGCCGGCTGCCTGCGGGGCATGGAGGGGACCGAGATGGGGTGGCCGCTCGGGGTGCTGGCACCCCTGGACCCTTCCCGGGTCACTCACCTGAGCAGATGATGGCCACCTCCTTGGGGCTGCGGGTcagggtggtggccacctccccggggctgccggtcGGGGTGCTGGCCACCTCCTCGGTTGGGGTTGTGGCTGGCCCCGAGATGTTGCACTGGGCCAGGTTCTCCTCGGTGCCGTCACACCGCAGCCCCAGCAGCGCCGCGGTGCCCAAGCCTGGCACAGTGTAGACCTTCTCCGGCAcgccgcagcccagctgccggcacaccacggTGGCACCCTGCGCGTCCCACAGCCTTGCCGGCACGCTGGCCCAGGCACCGGGGCTTGTGGCAACCTCCAGCCGCCCGTCGCACCGGCTCTCCCCCTCCACCAGCTGCAGGGGCTCGGCGACACCTACAACATCCCCGGCGGAGCCGTGGGGACAAAGCAGGGCCCTGGATCAGCCTTCCCTTCACCCCAAAATGGCCCTGCTTCCTCCGCTCCCCACTTTTGGGGTGTCCCAAAAGTCCCCTTAAGGCTTTTTACCGGCCATACCGACCTGAGCAGTTGACGGCGGCAGCGTtgccgggggggcaggggggctccCCCAACACCACCGTGGGGCACTCGCCCGGGTGCCGCTCGCTCCCATCGCAGCCGAAGGCGTCCGGCCACAgcggcccgtccccgccgccgaaGGAGCCTCCCGGTGGCACGGTGGCGGTGCCGCAGCCGAGGTGGTGGCAGAGGACGTGGGCGTCGGGCAGGTCCCAACCGGTGGCGCAGAgggacccccacgtccccccggcctccacctccaccctcccggcGCAGCCCGAGCCGTTGCCCGCCAGACGGAAACCGGTGTAGGCTGCGGCAAAAAGAGCGTTGGGGTGGGGGGACGGCGCGGGgatccccccagcaccctccccggtgtccccaagtGCTTACGGGAGCAGATGATGGTGGCGTGGCCGGAGCAGACCTGGCCACGGGCCGGCCGGCGGGCGCAGGAGGCGAGGAGGGGCTCGGTGCCGGTGCAGTTGAACCCCCCCTCCCATAACGGCCCCGTTCCAGCCTCAAAGCGGCCGCTGCCGGGGATGGCCAGCGCCTCGCCGCAGCCCAGCGCCCGGCAGACCACCTGGGCCACCTTCATGTCCACGTCGTCCTGGCAAACGCCCACCCAGGCTTGGCCACGCCGCACCTCCAGCCGCCCGGCACAGGCACCGGGGCCACCGACCAGCCGGGCAAACCCTACCAGCAGAGGAAACGGGGGTGACCGGTGCGGGGAACGTGCCGGGACCGGCGTGTCCCCACCATCGCCCGGCTTCTACCTTGGCAGACGACAGAGGTGTCGTAGTCGTGAGGCAATACGTAGGGTCCCCAGCCGCGAATCTCGCAGTCCCAGAGGGTGGTCTCGGTCCCCTTGCAGTCAATCAGTACCAGGCTGACGGGGCCGTCCCCTTGGCCGAAGCGCTCAGCAGCGTTGTAGGCGCCGGCGGCCGAGCCACAGCCCACATGCTGGCACACCACCTCGGCGTCCTCCATGTCCCAGTAGTCATCTGCCACCGTGCCCCAGCGTCCCTGCAGCTTCACCTCCACCCTCCCGGCACAGGGACCCCTGCCGGCCGCCAGCCGCAGCTCCATCGCGTCTGCACCGGGGGCAGGCACGGCTTCAGCATGGCCGGGGGACACCCCGGCACACGGCGGGTGTCCCGGCACGGCCATTtgccccctcctcacctctgcaGGTCACCCCAGCGTCCCACCTGTGGCCGCAGAAGTGCTGACCCCAGCCCAAGTGGTAACACTCCTCCAGCTTCTTCTCGGTGCCCCGGCAGAAGGGCTGGAGCCAGATCTGGCCGGTGGCCTCCCCGAACGGGGCGAAGACAGATGCCCTGGCCACCGAGCCGCAGCCCAGTTGCCGGCACACCACGGTGGCCCAGTTGGCATCCCAGTCGTAGTCATACATGCAGACGGAGCCCCACTCGCCGTTGTGCTTCACCTCCACCCGCCCGGCacagcgcccgccgccccccaccaGCCGCAGCTCCCCGGTGCCTGCTGCAAAGgagggtgctcagggctggggggggttaaTGGGGCAGGTGTCTgtgccccacggccgccccccaCCCGCCACTCACCCCCGCAGAGCCGCACGCACAAGAGCAGCCCCAACACCCCGATGGGCACCATCCTGCCGTCCC is a genomic window containing:
- the LOC141465304 gene encoding LOW QUALITY PROTEIN: antigen WC1.1-like (The sequence of the model RefSeq protein was modified relative to this genomic sequence to represent the inferred CDS: substituted 1 base at 1 genomic stop codon), whose protein sequence is MVPIGVLGLLLCVRLCGGTGELRLVGGGGRCAGRVEVKHNGEWGSVCTYDFDLDANWATVVCRQVGCGSVARASVFAPFGEATGRIWLQPFCRGTEKKLEESPQLGWGQNFCSHKWDVGVTCTDAVELRLAAGEGPCAGRVEVKLQGRWGTVADADWDMEDAEVVCQQLGCGSAAGAYAAAERFGQGDGPISLAVIDCKGTETTLWDCEIRGWGPYVFLHVFDVSVVCQGFARLVGGPGACAGRLEVRRGQAWVGVCQDDVDIKMAQVVCRALGCGEALAVPGSGRFEAGTGPLWEGGFNCTGTEPLLASCARRPARGQVCSGHATIICSPYTGFRLAGNGSGCAGRVEVEAGGTWGSLCATGWDLPDAHVLCHHLGCGPSAATVPPGGSFGGGDGPLRPDAFGCDGSERHPGECPTVVLGEPPCPSGHAAAVNCSGVAEPLRLVEGESRCDGRLEVATSPGAWASVPAGLWDAQGATVVCRQLGCGVPEKVYAVPALGTVALPGLWCDGTEENLAQCEXPGKGPGVPAPRAATPSRSPPCPTGSRRVRLAGGSGHCAGRVEVYVKGTWSTVCQENWDLPDATVVCRQLGCGTALEALGSDGFGPGTGPPWPDAGGCAGSEASLWDCPSLARHGCRRGGGASAICSEHRSLRLVGGRGRCSGHLEVFYNGTWGRVCARGTSPDTSTAVCEQLGCGARGSLVAAPSPSPSPAWLAWVGCEKGTRSLWRCPSAPWHLQACSPDGDAHVACDGDSGTPTPSPGSSYVPSSTTVAATSRPVPVPTVLCVVLGTLLCLALGALAVQTCRARARCRGPGRVTDAISDAIYEELDYTVTPEYQEVPSRPGSPLEGSGTKLPYYTGDSEEENDPKAASDSPAQPEHGPLNGYDDAAAVLEEPPAAGTGDISEGVARRSWSCVPPTGGSSPPPSPHGATRDPPAEPPGDTNYDDVGISTLGTSLGVRDGRMVPIGVLGLLLCVRLCGGTGELRLVGGGGRCAGRVEVKHNGEWGSVCMYDYDWDANWATVVCRQLGCGSVARASVFAPFGEATGQIWLQPFCRGTEKKLEECYHLGWGQHFCGHRWDAGVTCRDAMELRLAAGRGPCAGRVEVKLQGRWGTVADDYWDMEDAEVVCQHVGCGSAAGAYNAAERFGQGDGPVSLVLIDCKGTETTLWDCEIRGWGPYVLPHDYDTSVVCQGFARLVGGPGACAGRLEVRRGQAWVGVCQDDVDMKVAQVVCRALGCGEALAIPGSGRFEAGTGPLWEGGFNCTGTEPLLASCARRPARGQVCSGHATIICSPYTGFRLAGNGSGCAGRVEVEAGGTWGSLCATGWDLPDAHVLCHHLGCGTATVPPGGSFGGGDGPLWPDAFGCDGSERHPGECPTVVLGEPPCPPGNAAAVNCSGVAEPLQLVEGESRCDGRLEVATSPGAWASVPARLWDAQGATVVCRQLGCGVPEKVYTVPGLGTAALLGLRCDGTEENLAQCNISGPATTPTEEVASTPTGSPGEVATTLTRSPKEVAIICSGSRRVRLAGGSGHCAGRVEVYVEGTWSTVCQENWDLPDATVVCRQLGCGTALEALGSDGFGPGTGPPWPDAGGCAGSEASLWDCPSLARHGCRHGGGASAICSEHRSLRLVRGRGRCSGHLEVFYNGTWGRVCARGTSPDTANAVCEQLGCGARGSLVAAPSPSPSPAWLAWVGCEKGTRSLWRCPSAPWHLQACSPDGDAHITCDGDSGTPTPSPGSSYVPSSTTVAATSRPVPVPTVLCVVLGTLLCLALGALAVQTCRARARCRGPGRVTDAISDAIYEELDYTVTPEYQEVPSRPGSPLEGSGTKLPYYTGDSEEENDPKAASDSPAQPEHGPPNGYDDAAAVLEEPPAASTGDISEGVARRSWSCVPPTGGSSPPPSPQGATRDPPAEPPGDTNYDDVGISTLGTSL